The nucleotide window gttttaaatatctataatgtaattaaacttCAAAATTTGCGCTCTATTCGTTTCCTACATCTTTTCTCTATCATACGTGACATTGTCAGAATAtagaaaatagattttttaagtaAAGAATCATCattaaacacgaaaaaaatgacaaaataaccaagaaattacataatacaaaatagtCTCACATTTACCTGTAAAGTTTATACATAGATGCTCTAATGCCaccattttgtttaataattctgAAAATTGTCGCCAATTTATCCAGGGCCAAGAATTTGGCGATGGGAttcgacatttttataaaaaataaagctttcGCTCAGacgatatcaaaataattatttgacagTGACATATGAcatctcttaatttttttttaatgatttaccttttatcAAAAATCTTACACCACACAGccttatcttaatatttatttatgtcagaTATACTAATTTATcacttgattatttatatttttcttacagatAACATGAACAAGTAGTtacaaatttcaattataaatcatCTATCGTTACATAACTCATTTGTAgcgtatatatgtacatacaaaatataggGGTAGCAGGGTCTTAAGTTTTTGctgtacttattatttaaaagttcattatgttttttgtattaatatgataatgtaaggctctcaataaataaattaggtatagtttccaagaataaaaaaaaacatttcatacatAACAATGTATTCAAGTAATAGATATACAAAATTcttcaaaaaaatacaattatgctAATCTCACttattgcgtttttttttctttttagctaAACTATTTTCTGTTTCTTCTATTTCTAGATCGATTTCCGGTTCATCTTCATTTAAGGCACTATTGTTTGTACTTAGTTTACGCTTTTTCTTAGATAATTTGACATCAGAATCTTCAACAATATCTTCACTTACATTTTTCTTTGActttttggatttattttttaatatttgctcCTCTGTTTTAACAGTAACTTCATTTCCATCAACTGTATCAGGATTTATTCTTTCAGTAGACTCTCTATTAGAAGCTTCTATAACATTATTGGTACATTCATTCTCATTGCTCTTGCATCGttttctctttttctttttcatctTGTTTAGCTTAACTTCTTCGTTTAAACTTGTCTCTTCGATGACTTGAGTATCGTCCGTACTATTTGTTTTCTTTGCAaggaatgtattatatttagtttgttGTAATAGTAGTTGTTCCTGTTGCTCTATTCGTGCTAGTTTGCCCAACGCTCTAAGACCGTGCCGTGCACCtctataatgtaaataaagtacatgggttaaaaacaatatttac belongs to Vanessa tameamea isolate UH-Manoa-2023 chromosome 28, ilVanTame1 primary haplotype, whole genome shotgun sequence and includes:
- the LOC113395357 gene encoding G patch domain-containing protein 4, with the translated sequence MDFARKQLEKYGWTDGKGLGKKENGISEPLKPKLKRSVAGIGYDAAADFTEHWWSALYDKAASNYQVEEENGKTKKMKRIEDKEFIITNSTWRLKKKNNDNDTEEYSDFFVKKAVLGSGGSKTTKVNESDSDEESSAKDVKLTDEELFAACQGRTAHKGARHGLRALGKLARIEQQEQLLLQQTKYNTFLAKKTNSTDDTQVIEETSLNEEVKLNKMKKKKRKRCKSNENECTNNVIEASNRESTERINPDTVDGNEVTVKTEEQILKNKSKKSKKNVSEDIVEDSDVKLSKKKRKLSTNNSALNEDEPEIDLEIEETENSLAKKKKKRNK